The Candidatus Moraniibacteriota bacterium genome has a segment encoding these proteins:
- a CDS encoding tRNA uridine(34) 5-carboxymethylaminomethyl modification radical SAM/GNAT enzyme Elp3, whose product MLKDYDNYIKSAIKQLPESRADFLQLKKKLSKKYKLPIPTNADLRNRYNELLKKKRIMGSEKFEKLLLSRAIRTESGVAVVAVLTKSYPCPGKCIYCPSEKDMPKSYLSNEPAVMRAIDADFDPYRQVQNRLRSLELNGHATDKIELIVMGGTFSYLPSYYQKYFIWQCFKACNEFERKIKKQKAKIKTKGELLNKYLSKEQKKNEKAKHRIIGLTLETRPDFINEKEIKNFRNLGCTRVELGVQSIFDDILKKNKRGHSVTETICATKLLKDAGFKINYHIMPGLPGSSPKHDFKMFKELFSNPNFQPDMLKIYPTVVLRNSQLFKLWKNNSYKPLSDNKFEKFVLKIKNEVIPPYVRIARLVRDVPTSSIIAGPTVSNLRQIIIPESHCPCIRCREVRSGYEIKEKIVLNRIDYPASDGYEIFLQYISPDKKKLFALLRLRITSEKKAIIREVHTYGKMEKINQKNKKSPQHIGLGKKLVAEAEKIAKKEFKIDNISVISGIGVRYYYRKLGYKLKDTYMVKYIGK is encoded by the coding sequence GAATCACGGGCTGATTTTTTGCAACTAAAAAAGAAACTTTCCAAAAAATACAAACTTCCTATTCCTACTAACGCCGATTTGCGCAACAGATATAATGAGCTTCTAAAAAAGAAAAGGATAATGGGATCAGAAAAATTTGAAAAATTACTTTTGAGCCGCGCTATCCGGACTGAGTCCGGCGTGGCTGTGGTAGCAGTCCTCACCAAATCATATCCCTGTCCCGGAAAATGTATATATTGTCCAAGCGAAAAAGATATGCCAAAAAGCTATCTTTCCAATGAGCCGGCTGTTATGCGCGCTATTGATGCTGATTTTGATCCATATAGACAAGTTCAAAATCGTTTGCGTTCATTGGAGCTCAATGGCCATGCTACAGATAAAATAGAGTTGATAGTTATGGGAGGAACATTTTCTTACCTTCCTAGTTATTATCAAAAATATTTTATATGGCAATGCTTTAAAGCTTGCAACGAATTCGAACGAAAAATCAAAAAACAAAAAGCAAAAATTAAAACCAAGGGAGAATTACTAAATAAATATTTGTCAAAAGAACAGAAAAAAAATGAAAAAGCTAAACACAGAATTATCGGGTTGACCTTAGAAACACGTCCTGATTTTATAAATGAAAAAGAAATAAAAAATTTCAGGAATCTCGGCTGTACTCGCGTGGAACTGGGTGTGCAGAGCATTTTTGATGATATTTTAAAAAAAAATAAGCGCGGTCATTCTGTAACTGAGACGATTTGCGCCACAAAACTCTTGAAAGACGCGGGCTTTAAAATTAATTATCATATAATGCCTGGACTGCCTGGATCAAGTCCAAAACATGATTTTAAAATGTTTAAAGAACTATTTTCTAATCCTAATTTCCAGCCGGACATGCTGAAAATCTATCCAACAGTCGTCCTTAGAAACAGCCAACTTTTTAAATTATGGAAAAATAACTCATACAAGCCACTTTCGGACAATAAATTTGAGAAATTTGTTTTAAAAATAAAAAATGAAGTTATTCCCCCTTATGTCCGCATTGCCCGGCTTGTACGTGATGTTCCAACTTCTTCTATAATTGCTGGACCTACAGTTTCCAATTTGAGACAAATTATTATCCCGGAGTCACATTGTCCGTGCATTCGTTGCCGTGAAGTACGAAGCGGATATGAAATAAAAGAAAAAATTGTTTTAAATAGAATTGATTATCCAGCATCGGATGGATATGAAATATTTTTACAATATATTTCACCAGATAAGAAAAAATTATTTGCACTTCTTCGCCTGCGCATCACATCAGAAAAAAAAGCCATTATCCGCGAAGTGCATACTTATGGCAAAATGGAAAAAATAAACCAGAAAAATAAAAAATCCCCACAACACATAGGACTAGGCAAGAAACTAGTAGCTGAAGCCGAAAAAATTGCCAAAAAAGAATTTAAGATAGACAATATATCAG